The segment CCGGCATTCACATCAGTTGTTCGTGGGCtttcatcatggtattgtagatgGTTGGACAGCTATGAAGATTTGTGGCTGGACTGTCACGCTACTCAATGACGTTATTTCTGGCAAACCAGTTAATAATGATCAACTAGGAGAACACGTCTCCCCTAAACAGACTATGGAGCTGTTGCTAGCCAGAAAAGCTCTTATTGAAGATAACCCAAAATTGATAAAGAAATTGACTGATGGAACTAACTTACAGCAGGAGATGAAGTCTTTCTTCCAACTAATAAATCAAATGCCAAAGGAAATAGAGGAGAGAAGCCTTCACGTGGAGCGAGAACTGGACGTATCCACCACCAAAAGTTTTATTCATAAATGTCGGGCTGAGAGAGTTACAGTTcactctgccttcactgctctTACTGGTGCAGCGTTGACTGACCTCTTAACTGAGAAAGGTATTGTTCAAGATACTTACAACATACGTGTCGGTCATCTCATCAACATGAGAAGATACTGGAAAGGAGACGTATCTCGATCTCTTGGGTGCCACATACTGAAGCCTTTACTTCAGTGCATCGATACTTCTAGAAATGTACTTGACAAATTCTGGGATTTTGCTCGTTCCGTTCATCAGGAACTTCAGAGGAACATCGAGGATGGTACAATAATTGAAGAAGAAGCATTTCGCATGATAAATGATGCAGATATAGAACCAGATATAAAATCTGATGCACCTATCCGTACTGATTACGACATATCTAATATGGGAGATGTCACGGCACTTGTTACTGAAGGAGGAGAGCATATTAATGTGACACACATTCTCAGGTCAATATCCATCCATAACACTGCTGCTACCTGCTCCCATATTATCCATACATTCAGAGGTAAATTTATTTATGTTCTAGATTATAACACTAAGTATGTAAGTACAGAAATTGCAGAGACATTTTGTAATAAAATTTTTAATAactttttaaaagttatttaggATTGTGAAAGAATTACAACTTGGTGACTCATCAAGACAAGAAGAATACGCCAGATAAACCATCAAGACAAGTACCGACCAAAGAAGAAAGAATCAGTAAAAGAGGGCGACTCACCAAGTTAGGTTACAAAACAAGtgagggtgacccaccaaggcaaggtgaatCA is part of the Cherax quadricarinatus isolate ZL_2023a unplaced genomic scaffold, ASM3850222v1 Contig4828, whole genome shotgun sequence genome and harbors:
- the LOC138852190 gene encoding uncharacterized protein, giving the protein MERLRTYRYNSATGPLWCARLMSDVSCCQSILTSAHKTDDRSVFFRHSHQLFVGFHHGIVDGWTAMKICGWTVTLLNDVISGKPVNNDQLGEHVSPKQTMELLLARKALIEDNPKLIKKLTDGTNLQQEMKSFFQLINQMPKEIEERSLHVERELDVSTTKSFIHKCRAERVTVHSAFTALTGAALTDLLTEKGIVQDTYNIRVGHLINMRRYWKGDVSRSLGCHILKPLLQCIDTSRNVLDKFWDFARSVHQELQRNIEDGTIIEEEAFRMINDADIEPDIKSDAPIRTDYDISNMGDVTALVTEGGEHINVTHILRSISIHNTAATCSHIIHTFRGKFIYVLDYNTKYVSTEIAETFCNKIFNNFLKVI